Below is a window of Allomuricauda ruestringensis DSM 13258 DNA.
CACTGAACTTTGATGTAGTGACCGATATCGTTTCGCAACAATAAGAAGATTTCTGGTGATTTAAACAGCATTCCATAGGACGAATACCTTTCAAGAAAAAGAGTTGCCATTGTCGAAAAAAATACTATTCCTCCTTTGTGGCATCGGGGCCGGATACTTCTCAGTCCGGTGCATGGCCAATGGCAGTATCCTTAAATCGCAATATAAAGGTGGTACCTTTACCTATTTCGCTTTCACAGATCAGTTTGCCACCGTTCATTTCAACAAAATCCTTTGCAATGACCAAGCCAAAGCCAGTGCCCTTTTCTCCATGTGTTCCTGTTCTTATTTCTGGTCGGTCATCGTGCCCAAGTCTCTCGAACCAGTCACTTTGCATTCCCATACCAAAATCTTGCACACCTATTTCAATGCATGTGGCATTGCTTTGTGACCATACGATCACTTTTTGGCCGTTCTGGGTAAACTTGATGGCGTTGGAAACCAAATTGCGGAGAACCACTTTGAGCATATTCACATCCATTAAAAGTGTTGGATGCAAAACCTGTAGCTCAATGGCAATATCCTTATCTTGGGCCATTCGTGCAAACTCATGCTTTATGGAGCTGAAAACAGATTTTAAATCACATAAACTTTTATCCAATTCCATGCCATCCAATTGCTTATGGGACCATTGAAGTAAACCATTGACCATGGAAACCTTATCGGAAATTTCATTCTTCAATTTTTCTAAAATGGGTTGTAGTTCGCTGTCCGTTAAATCGGATTGGATCAATTCAATGATAGCGATGAAATTATTCAGAGGCGCCCTGACATCATGGGTAAGTAGCGAGAACAGCTTATTTTTGAGTTGATTGACCTTTTCAAGTTCCTCGTTTTGATCTTCAAGTGCTTTTTTGGCGAGTTGGAGATTTTTTGTTTGCTTGTCTACTTCATTTTTTAGCATTTGGTTTGCATTAAGCTGTAATTTCAAATGTTCAGATTCAATAGCTTTATACTTAAACCCAATAATCAGCGAAAAAAGAATTAACTGGATAGTTACTAAGATTGAAGTTGTAAGAATAATAGGGTAGGTATAAAAATCAAAATGTCTTTTCAAAAACCAAGTGCCTATGTATAATATTGCGGCCAGTAGAATGGGAGTGTAAGAATACAGATAGTAACGGTTCAATTTATGGGCATGGAACAATCGCAAACCTGAAAATATGTTCAGAAATATAGAAGCCATGGACATAATGGCGGCGAACAGTACAAAAAAATCATTCAACCATTCAATCTTAGTTGTCAAATTATTTGTGATATGCAAAATGGGGAGGCTGCCAACGATACCAACAAATACCTTATACGTCCTGCATAAATTAGGAAAGGTGTCCTTTTCTATACTTAGGTAATTTTTTGTAAAAAGCAATAATCCCAAAGTTGAGATCATGGCCGTGGTAAGGGAAGCCTTATCTGCGATTATTGAAGCCGTACTGCCAAAAGATCCATCTAAAAAAAAATATAGGCTCCAGTGTAGGGTCAACCCAAAGATGAGAATGGAGTAATAGAGCAAAACCTTATGCTTCAACACGAAAAAAGAGAGTAGGTGATAGATACCAAAAACACTAAAAATCGAAGTGAAGACAATGGTTTCTAGATGCCTAAAATCAAGAATGTCCATGTTGGGGAAAGTGATTGGTTAAGCACATATTTTGTTCGCAGGCCCAAAGGTGTTCTTTAGTATAAAGGAATCCAATATATATTTTTTTGGTATAAATAGCAAGAATCTGACTCTATTGATCATGTGTTTGTGGAATGGATAACAGAAACTTCAAGCAACAGGTAAATTTGTCCATGCTAGTTTTTTTGCTTTGGGCAAAAGCACAATACTGTTTTTGTTCATAAACAAAATGGTCCGTTATTGGTTGGGAACCGATTTATTGAGGTAATCACCAACATCTACTTTAGAATACGAGCATAATTACGTAGTAACCATAATTTGGCTGCCAAGTTGGTGATTTCCCAACCAAAAAATTGCTTAGCTGCCTTTAAATTTAATTTAAGCTTAGTACATATTTGATTGGAGTTCAACATCTTTTAATTTATTTTTGTCGGCCAAATAAGGATTAAGCTTATGGATGAGTTTGAGCGTAAGAATGCAGAATTTGAACGGATTAAAAAACTGAACGAATTTGACCTCGATTATAGGAATCTTCAGAACGAATTTCAAGGCTTGGTTCAGCTGGCCGCCAATATCACCGATACAGATTTGTCCTTAATCAACTTAATTGATAATTACTCTCAATGGACAGTAACATCAAATTCTTCGGAATTTATGCAAATTAATCGCGAGGACTCTGTTTGTCAATATACGATTCATACCGAGGAATTAATGGAAATCCCACGTCTTGATGAAGACGCACGGTTCAGTGACAAGCCTTTTGTTAAAGGGAGTGATGGATTCAAGTACTATCTGGGGATTCCACTTAAAACGCAAACAGGCGAAAATATCGGAGCACTTTGCGTAATAGATTATAAAGAAAAGAACATCTCCTCCGAAAAGAAAAAGTTGTTAGGGCTTGTTGCCGACGAGGTCGTAAAGAGGCTCGAGTACAAAATGAAATTGGATTTACTGCAAGAACAACTTAACAAGGCCATTGTGCAACGCAATCAAATGGCGCACGACGTTAGAGGGCCTGTGGGGGGTATTCTTGGACTTACGTTAAGTGCCGAAAATGAAACGCTTGATGATGGGGAATTTGGGATGTACATGGAAATGATAAAGAGCTCGGCTTCCAAACTCATGGATTTTACCGATGATATATTGGATAAACAAAAAGAGCAACAGAAAGAAAATTATTTTAACCTCTCGGAATTAAAAAAACACCTTCACGATCTTTATGTGCTAGCAGCCCTTAACAAGCAGATAAAACTTGAGTTTATTTATAATGGAACAAAAAACCATTATAGATTTTCAAGAAGAAAACTGCTCCCTATTGTTGGGAACCTTATCGCCAATTCCATAAAATTTACAGCACCAAAAGGGAAAATAGAGGTAAAGCTTGACATAATACAGAAAGAAGAAAGCGGAACGCTACAGATAGAGGTGAGGGATAATGGAAAGGGCATTTCAAAAGAAAAGCTCCAAAAACTGACAAACTCGAATTTAGGAGAAGATAAGGGGACGAGTGGTGAAAAGGGATATGGTTTAGGCATTAGACTTGTTACGGATATGGTGGGCAGTATCGGGGGCAAGCTCGATATTATCTCAGAAGAAGGTAAAGGAACAACCGCCATTGTGGAAATACCTGTTGGTCTATAACCAAAAAAACGAGTAATTACCACCTTAAATTATAACCTTAAAATTAATTCAGGCCAAAGATTTTTTGATGATTTGTCTTAGCCCTTTTTTGAGTTTGGGAGGTAACCTATTGCTGTTTTTTGTAATACTGCCCCGAGTCTGTTTTGGTTTGAATTAATCAAAAGTTGTATGTGAGAGCTGAATGAACGATAGCAAGAGTAGAACTGTCCGTCTTTTTAAGAACCAATCGGTCTATTCAATCGTATCATGTATTATCATGATCATTAAAATTTGAAATTCAATGCTTTTTCTTGTTTAGCTGCAACCAGGGTAACCTCTTGAATGAAACTTCTTTATTTTTCAAAGGGCCTAACCAGTTCCTCAACTTTATCATCTAAACTAATGGACCGTATTCTTTGGTTTATTAAAAATAGGGGTGAATGAAAATTTGCTGTTAATTCGAAATTTGTAAATTGCAGGGTCAAATATTTGCATTTCCCAACAAATGAAGCCAGAACATTTGCATAACCTCAAAATCAACTCTCTATCAGATAATGGCACAGAGGACGATTTCAGTATAGTGTACGAGTTCTATAGGCCTAAGCTTGTTGTGATCGTAAACAGTTATATCCCTTCCCAAGAAGATGCCGAGGAAATCGTTCATGATGTTTTTATCAAATTATGGGAGAAATGGGAAACTTTGCAGATCACATCAAATTTTACGGGCTATATCTACAGTATGACTCGAAATGCATGCTTGGACTATCTACGAACAAGAAAGAATAAGCTTACCAAAGATATGTCTGCCGAACAGCAGGAGTTTTGGTTGAACCATAGCGCTTTGGCAGATGATATGGCCTCGTCTATTTTGGCAAAAGAGTTACAAGCTCTGGTTGATGAAGCCATAGAGAAACTACCGGAAAAGTGCAAAAAAGTCTTCAAGAAAAGTCGCTTGGAAGGACTCTGTCATCAAGAAATTTCCAAAGAAATGGAGATTTCCCCAAAAACAGTCGAAAACCATATTACCAGAGCCTTACGGCAGCTTAGAGTAACTTTGAGCGAGTATTTGCCCACCCTATTTTTTTAATTTTTGCATCCAGACTAGGGGATGTTTCTTTTTTTTACGTCCTGCTAATGAATACTGTTCCTGAATACAATGAACAAAAAGGATATTATTGCATTGGTCGAAGGTCGTCTGACCAATGAAAGAAAGCAAGAAGTTGTCAAGTGGTTGCTCAAAAACCCAAAACAACAACAGCGCTATCATATTTTAAAGGCAAAGCATGTGGCCAAATCACTGAAACAAAGTGAGTATGGCAATTCCAGCAGTCCAAAAAGGATATATGCGAAATGGTACAAATACGTGGGGTACGCAGCTTGTGCAGTCCTCATTTTTTCTCTCGCATATACATTGATGTTGCCTGCGAACCAAACGGAAATACAAGACAGTCCCCAAATTACATCGGTAACTTCAATTGGCGAGAATAAAACAATCGTGTTGTCCGATGGCACCAAAGTAACCCTTAATGCCAACACCACATTGTCTTACCCCAAGGAGTTTTCTGGTGAATTAAGAGAGGTAAGTTTAAAGGGCGAAGCATTTTTTGATGTGTCCCACAATCCCAAAAAACCCTTTATGGTAGCCACAGGAAACGGGATGAAAATTCAGGTCTTGGGAACAGTTTTCAATGTAAAATCATACCCGGAAGACCTTAATGTGGAAACAACCTTGGTCTCAGGTAAGGTAAAGGTCGTTGAAGAACGGGACCAAAAAACAGTGGTGTTGAACCCATCCCAAAGGGCCACCTATGTTAAAGATGCCGATAAACTTATTGTAGATAATGTACAGACCGAAAATTTTACCGCATGGCGCCAGGGCAAACTTATTTATGATGAGACACCGATACGCCAGGTAATAAGCGATCTGAAAAGAAAGTACAAGGTTGACATATCCGTTGAGTCGCCAGGGATAATGGACTATAAATATACAGGGGAGTTCGATAACCTCGGTATAGAACAAATACTGGATCTTTTCGAAGTTTCCTCACCAATACTGTATCAAATGAAAAATAACCAAATAACACTTTATATGAAGAAATGACCCAAAAAAGAGAGGAGGGTGTTCCCGCACCCCCCTGCTCAATAATTATTTAACCACATAGAAATGTAATTAAACATCGTAAACTCATCAAAATTATGGAAAAAAAGGAACTTTTTTTACCAAAGGTCCCAATTATTAGGATAATGAAAATCTATTTAATCTTAGTGGCACTTACCCTGGCCAAGTTATTTGCTTCTGAGGCGAATGCCCAAAGTATTTCGTTAGAGGCAAATAATGTGAGATTAAAGAGGATATTGAACGAAATTGAACGCAAGAGCGATTACAGCTTTTTCTACAACAACAGTATTGTAGATGTGTATTCCAAAAAATCACTCAAGGTAGAAAACAAGACATTGGATGCCGTATTGAACGAGCTGTTCTCGGAATCCGATATCGCCTTTAGCTTTGTTAGAGATCAAATCATTCTTTTTCCAAAAGACAACCCCGAAATTAAAAACAAAATAGAGCGTCTTTTAAACAAACATGTCGATAAAATGCCGACAGCCTTGAGTCCCGATAGGATCAATGAGCTTATCAGGACCACGGTACAGTTTACCGTTAATGGAAAGATTACCGACAACGCGGGCACCCCTATTCCGGGAGTATCTATTTTGGTAAAGGGTACCTCCAAGGGTACTACCACCGATTTTGATGGTAATTACAGCATCATGGCAGATACTGGAGATGTTCTTATGTTTAGCTACATAGGCTTTGTAACCCAAGAAATTGAAGTCGGTGATCAACAGACCATAGATGTTGTTCTTAAAGAAAATGTGGCCGCGTTGGAAGAGGTTGTCGTTGTAGGTTACGGTACCCAAAAAAAATCGGACCTCACCGGAGCCGTTGGTGCCGTAGACAGCGAGACCCTCTTAAAAGCCCCAGTGAGCAACGCCCTCCAAGGGATGAGGGGCAAAGTAGCCGGTGTAAACGTGTTTTTGAACTCAGGCTCTCCAACAGGATCCCCTAGAATAGTGATTCGTGGTGTGGGTACCATCAATTCATCAACAGACCCTTTATATGTTGTAGATGGTGTGGTAATGGACGACATCCAATTCATAAACCCCAACGATATTGAACGCATGGAAGTCCTCAAGGACGCATCTTCCGCTGCAATTTATGGTGCAAGAGGTGCCAATGGTGTAGTTTTGATCACAACCAAAAGAGGCACCCAAGACGAGAAAATAACCATTGGCTACGATGGATTTTTAAGTGTGGGCCACCTTCGAAAAAAAATGGACCTGCTTGATGCAGATGAGTGGTTGGAAGTGGTAAGAACAGGTATGGAAAATACGCCCAAATACCGCCCCAACGACCCAGCTCCGGTATTTACTGCAAACGACCCGAACCTTTTTGATGCGGAAGGAAACCCACTTTATGACACCGATTGGCAAGATGAAGCTACGCGCACTGCCTATTCCAACAATCACCAGTTGTCCATTCAGCAGGGGAGTGAAAAATCATCCATAGGGGTGTTTTTGAATTATTCCCACATAGAAGGAATAATGCTGAACAATGAATTGGATCGGATCAGTGGAAAAATCGCTTATGATGTTACTCCAAAAGATTGGCTAAAGTTGGGTGTGAACCTTATGGTGAACGATGTTAAGGATACCGAATTTGAAGAAGGAGGAGGAGGTCAGTCCCCAAGAAGGACCATGATAGAAATGCCCCCTATTTTCCCTGTAAAATTTCCAGATGGAACGTGGAGCAATAGCCAAATGATCAGCGATGCCTACAATTTGGAATCCATGTCCAACCCGGTTCATGTATTGGAAACACAAGAAAGATTCTGGGAAAGAAACCAACTTTTCGGGAATTTCTATGCCAATTTCAATATTATGCCCGGTCTGGAATTTAGAACGCAATTCGGTTTCGATAAAAACATCAGAAACAAAAAAGAATATTCCCCAAGAGATTTGGTGAACATTTCTGCTCCCGATGGCTATGCCAGAATATTTAACGAAAGGAGTACCTACTGGCAACAAGAAAACTATCTTACTTACAATCAGGATTTTGGTGATCACAGCATCAATGCCATGTTAGGTTTGAGCTGGCAAGAACGAACCTACGAATCTTCCAACATTTTTGCGAGAGGGTTTAGTGACGATTTTTTCCGCTACAACAATATTGGGTCTGCCAGTAATCCAAGTGCACCGGAATCTACCACTAACGAATGGGCACTTAATTCCTATTTTGTTCGTGCCAGCTATACCTATAAAGGTAAATATTTGCTGACTTTAACAGGCAGGGCGGACGGTTCCTCAAGATTTGGAGAGGACAATAAATATGGATTCTTCCCATCCATAGGTGCAGGTTGGAACATCAGTGAAGAAACCTTTATGGACAACGTTACAGCTATCAACAGACTTAAGTTGCGTGGTAGCTACGGTATTACGGGTAACACGGAAATTGCCCCCTACAGCTCATTGGCAACAGTTTCTTCGGGAACGGTACTGTTAAATGGCACAAGGGTTAGCTCAAGCTCTGTAAACCGTTTGGGAAACCCGGGATTGGAATGGGAAAAAACCAGTCAGTTTGATATTGGATTGGATCTTGCCGCTTTTGATTATAGGTTGCGTTTGGAGTTCGACTACTACGATAAGTTGACCAAAGACCTTTTATTGGATAGACCAGTGCCCTATACTTCTGGATTTACTTCGGTAAGGGATAATATCGGGTCTGTTTCCAATAAAGGTATTGAAGCCATGATTACTGGAGAGATAATTCGTAAAGCCGATTTCGGTTGGGAGACTTCCTTCAACATGAACTATAATAAGAACAGAATTGAAAGTTTGGGTGAAAACGATGAAGACATCGAACCTGGGCCATTCTGGGTATCCGGTAGCCAGACGATCTTACGTGTCGGAGAATCTTTGAGTTCTTTCTGGGGATACGAGCGTTTAGGCACATGGGGTACGGATGAAGCCGCCGAAGCTGCCGAAGTAGGAGCTGTTCCAGGAGAGGCCAAACGATCTGCAGAAAAGAAAATTCTCGGAAAAGGCCTGCCAGATATTACAGGAAGTTTCATCAACACCTTCAGATATAAAAACTTCGATTTCACTGCAGATATTCAATTTGTGGCCGGTGTGGAGATCATGCAACAATTCTATCACTCCACAGAAGACCGTTCCGGTATTGCCAACGGACTTGCTACCATTCTTTATGATGGTTGGACCGAGAACAATCAGAACACCATGGTACAGGAAATCAGGAACCAAGCCTATGCAGGGCAGAATAGCCAAGTAGACAGCAGATGGGTGGTTGATGGTTCTTACATCAGAGGAAACCTATTCTCTTTGGGCTATAACTTCAACCAACAATTTTTGGATTTGATGGGCTTGAACCGTTTGAGGGTCTATGCCAGTTTGGAAAACGCTTTCGTGATCCATTCCAAAGACTTTCAAGGGTATGATCCCGAAGCAACTTCATGGGGTGGAAACCAATGGGGACAGAACATTTTCTTCTTCCAATACCCCAAGCCTAGGACTTTTACCATAGGATGTAGCCTCAAATTTTAATCCATAAAAAAAATATCATGAAAATTAAATATATAGTTTTTCTAATCGGAATAATTGTATTGGGGTCTTGTTCGGACTTTTTGGAAGAACAACCTCTTGCCGAACTTGATTCCAACCAGTTCTTTTCAGAACCAGATCAAGCATATAGTGCAGTAAATTCTTTATATAGAACAGGTGCTCCAAATATGACCGATGGCGGAGTTTATAGCGGAACTCCCCTAATGTTGGGCGGATACATGTCAGGCTATTTTTATAATGAGTACGCAGGTCAAGAGTTGCACGTGAGCAATACACAGGAACTCACCTTGAACGGTGATAATATTGGCGGGTATTTGCAAGACAGATGGAGGGAACTTTATTTGGGGATATCAAGAGCGAACAACGCTATCAAATATATTCCAGAAACACCCGAGCTGAGCGATTCCGAAAGAGCCCAGTTGTTGGCCGAAGCCAAATTTTTCAGAGCATTTGCCTACTATTATTTGGTAAGATGGTTCGGTCCGGTTCCATTGACAACGGAGCCCTATGAATCTTTGGACAACCTCTATCTGGAAAGAAGCCCGATAGCCGATGTCTATGCTTTGATAGAGCAGGATTTAAAGGATGCCCTTGATGGTGGCTTACCAACGGTAAGTATGGTGGACAATGGCAAACGCGTTACTGCTGGGGCAGTGGCAACCTTATTGGCCGATGTGTACCTGACAATGAGCGGAAACCCTTTGAATGCCGATCGTTACGCCGATGCAGCAGCATTATCTCAGGAAATCATCAACGGAACCTACGGTTCTTATGATTTGGTACAGCATGATGAAGTATCTCCGGGAGTAGTCGATGTTGAGAATTCAGCCTATAATAAAATCCGAAAAGGAGATGCATCATCCATAGAGCACATATATATCAAAGAATATGATCCAGAGATAGCTACTTCGGTATATCCAAGATATTCCTATCCCGTGGCACTGGCTTCAGAAGTTCTTTATGACATTACCAACGGGGGATATTTACCTTCAGAAGGATTTATGGACCTGTATGACTCTGATAATGACCTTCGAATTCAGGAAAAGCAGTTTTTCCATTCCAGTTTTGAAGATACAGAGCAGACTTTTTCAACAGCACCTTATATATGGCACGATGATACAGCGGTATTTGAAACAGCAAACTCGGGAAAGGATTTTGCAGTTTACGGTTATGCCGATGTGCTTTTGATCGCTGCCGAAGCCATTGCAAGATCCAGTGGAGTAACTTCCGATGCCATTAACTATTTGGCCCAAGTACGCTCCAGAGCTTATTGGGAATCCGATTTGGCCACGGTTGAAGCAGACCTTGCCGGTTTGGGAACAGAAGCTTTTGTACAAGAGGTGTGGAAAGAAAGACACAAAGAATTGGTGTTCGAATTCAAAACTTGGTTCGATATTGTTCGTACAGGTCAGTTTCCGGTAGCGGATGCACCAGGTAGTATATCCTTTGTAAATGCAGTAGGACATACCACAGAAAGAGGCAAGCAAATTGAAGAAAAACACATGTTGTTGCCTTTGCCAGGGCCTGAGCTTCAGCGTAACCCGAATCTGGGTACCGATAATAATGGCTATTAAACATATTTAAAATGTATAGGGCCCATGGAATCCTTTATGGATGATGGGCCTCAATTTTACCAATTAAGATATTTATGGCAATCCGTTGCAGACATGTTTATCTCAACATAGAGCAATGGTTGTCCGTTAAGCTTGATTCATTTACTCATAAAAACCAAACTTATATCCATGCAGATTATAGAGAATTCCACGGTCTACGATGCCATTATTGTGGGCTCTGGAGCAGGTGGCGGTATGTCGGCGAAAGTTTTGTCGGAGGCCGGCCTAAAGGTTGCCGTAGTGGAGGCGGGTCCGTTTTTCGACCCTGCCATGCCAGAGCACCAAACCCAGTTGAAATGGCCC
It encodes the following:
- a CDS encoding RNA polymerase sigma-70 factor yields the protein MKPEHLHNLKINSLSDNGTEDDFSIVYEFYRPKLVVIVNSYIPSQEDAEEIVHDVFIKLWEKWETLQITSNFTGYIYSMTRNACLDYLRTRKNKLTKDMSAEQQEFWLNHSALADDMASSILAKELQALVDEAIEKLPEKCKKVFKKSRLEGLCHQEISKEMEISPKTVENHITRALRQLRVTLSEYLPTLFF
- a CDS encoding RagB/SusD family nutrient uptake outer membrane protein, which encodes MKIKYIVFLIGIIVLGSCSDFLEEQPLAELDSNQFFSEPDQAYSAVNSLYRTGAPNMTDGGVYSGTPLMLGGYMSGYFYNEYAGQELHVSNTQELTLNGDNIGGYLQDRWRELYLGISRANNAIKYIPETPELSDSERAQLLAEAKFFRAFAYYYLVRWFGPVPLTTEPYESLDNLYLERSPIADVYALIEQDLKDALDGGLPTVSMVDNGKRVTAGAVATLLADVYLTMSGNPLNADRYADAAALSQEIINGTYGSYDLVQHDEVSPGVVDVENSAYNKIRKGDASSIEHIYIKEYDPEIATSVYPRYSYPVALASEVLYDITNGGYLPSEGFMDLYDSDNDLRIQEKQFFHSSFEDTEQTFSTAPYIWHDDTAVFETANSGKDFAVYGYADVLLIAAEAIARSSGVTSDAINYLAQVRSRAYWESDLATVEADLAGLGTEAFVQEVWKERHKELVFEFKTWFDIVRTGQFPVADAPGSISFVNAVGHTTERGKQIEEKHMLLPLPGPELQRNPNLGTDNNGY
- a CDS encoding TonB-dependent receptor produces the protein MKIYLILVALTLAKLFASEANAQSISLEANNVRLKRILNEIERKSDYSFFYNNSIVDVYSKKSLKVENKTLDAVLNELFSESDIAFSFVRDQIILFPKDNPEIKNKIERLLNKHVDKMPTALSPDRINELIRTTVQFTVNGKITDNAGTPIPGVSILVKGTSKGTTTDFDGNYSIMADTGDVLMFSYIGFVTQEIEVGDQQTIDVVLKENVAALEEVVVVGYGTQKKSDLTGAVGAVDSETLLKAPVSNALQGMRGKVAGVNVFLNSGSPTGSPRIVIRGVGTINSSTDPLYVVDGVVMDDIQFINPNDIERMEVLKDASSAAIYGARGANGVVLITTKRGTQDEKITIGYDGFLSVGHLRKKMDLLDADEWLEVVRTGMENTPKYRPNDPAPVFTANDPNLFDAEGNPLYDTDWQDEATRTAYSNNHQLSIQQGSEKSSIGVFLNYSHIEGIMLNNELDRISGKIAYDVTPKDWLKLGVNLMVNDVKDTEFEEGGGGQSPRRTMIEMPPIFPVKFPDGTWSNSQMISDAYNLESMSNPVHVLETQERFWERNQLFGNFYANFNIMPGLEFRTQFGFDKNIRNKKEYSPRDLVNISAPDGYARIFNERSTYWQQENYLTYNQDFGDHSINAMLGLSWQERTYESSNIFARGFSDDFFRYNNIGSASNPSAPESTTNEWALNSYFVRASYTYKGKYLLTLTGRADGSSRFGEDNKYGFFPSIGAGWNISEETFMDNVTAINRLKLRGSYGITGNTEIAPYSSLATVSSGTVLLNGTRVSSSSVNRLGNPGLEWEKTSQFDIGLDLAAFDYRLRLEFDYYDKLTKDLLLDRPVPYTSGFTSVRDNIGSVSNKGIEAMITGEIIRKADFGWETSFNMNYNKNRIESLGENDEDIEPGPFWVSGSQTILRVGESLSSFWGYERLGTWGTDEAAEAAEVGAVPGEAKRSAEKKILGKGLPDITGSFINTFRYKNFDFTADIQFVAGVEIMQQFYHSTEDRSGIANGLATILYDGWTENNQNTMVQEIRNQAYAGQNSQVDSRWVVDGSYIRGNLFSLGYNFNQQFLDLMGLNRLRVYASLENAFVIHSKDFQGYDPEATSWGGNQWGQNIFFFQYPKPRTFTIGCSLKF
- a CDS encoding GAF domain-containing sensor histidine kinase; the encoded protein is MDEFERKNAEFERIKKLNEFDLDYRNLQNEFQGLVQLAANITDTDLSLINLIDNYSQWTVTSNSSEFMQINREDSVCQYTIHTEELMEIPRLDEDARFSDKPFVKGSDGFKYYLGIPLKTQTGENIGALCVIDYKEKNISSEKKKLLGLVADEVVKRLEYKMKLDLLQEQLNKAIVQRNQMAHDVRGPVGGILGLTLSAENETLDDGEFGMYMEMIKSSASKLMDFTDDILDKQKEQQKENYFNLSELKKHLHDLYVLAALNKQIKLEFIYNGTKNHYRFSRRKLLPIVGNLIANSIKFTAPKGKIEVKLDIIQKEESGTLQIEVRDNGKGISKEKLQKLTNSNLGEDKGTSGEKGYGLGIRLVTDMVGSIGGKLDIISEEGKGTTAIVEIPVGL
- a CDS encoding FecR family protein, translated to MNKKDIIALVEGRLTNERKQEVVKWLLKNPKQQQRYHILKAKHVAKSLKQSEYGNSSSPKRIYAKWYKYVGYAACAVLIFSLAYTLMLPANQTEIQDSPQITSVTSIGENKTIVLSDGTKVTLNANTTLSYPKEFSGELREVSLKGEAFFDVSHNPKKPFMVATGNGMKIQVLGTVFNVKSYPEDLNVETTLVSGKVKVVEERDQKTVVLNPSQRATYVKDADKLIVDNVQTENFTAWRQGKLIYDETPIRQVISDLKRKYKVDISVESPGIMDYKYTGEFDNLGIEQILDLFEVSSPILYQMKNNQITLYMKK
- a CDS encoding sensor histidine kinase, with translation MDILDFRHLETIVFTSIFSVFGIYHLLSFFVLKHKVLLYYSILIFGLTLHWSLYFFLDGSFGSTASIIADKASLTTAMISTLGLLLFTKNYLSIEKDTFPNLCRTYKVFVGIVGSLPILHITNNLTTKIEWLNDFFVLFAAIMSMASIFLNIFSGLRLFHAHKLNRYYLYSYTPILLAAILYIGTWFLKRHFDFYTYPIILTTSILVTIQLILFSLIIGFKYKAIESEHLKLQLNANQMLKNEVDKQTKNLQLAKKALEDQNEELEKVNQLKNKLFSLLTHDVRAPLNNFIAIIELIQSDLTDSELQPILEKLKNEISDKVSMVNGLLQWSHKQLDGMELDKSLCDLKSVFSSIKHEFARMAQDKDIAIELQVLHPTLLMDVNMLKVVLRNLVSNAIKFTQNGQKVIVWSQSNATCIEIGVQDFGMGMQSDWFERLGHDDRPEIRTGTHGEKGTGFGLVIAKDFVEMNGGKLICESEIGKGTTFILRFKDTAIGHAPD